In Cupriavidus taiwanensis, the following proteins share a genomic window:
- a CDS encoding SurA N-terminal domain-containing protein, whose product MLDFVRNNRRLMLLLLLVLVFPSFVFFGVESYSRFMDSSHDAAKVDGRAISVQEVDNVVRDQSERARQILGANYDPRQFEGPEARKAVLEQLIQQRVMANAVTSEHLTVSDARLLEEISNLPAIAQLPRGKDGKIDDKAYLQLLQSQGMTPEQFDARMRFELATQQLGGSIAATAFVPKSLIERLMAVRDQQREVQALMFKPAGYTAKVQPDAAALKAYYDSHQQDFSVPEQAKVEYLVLSGEALAASQAVTPEELKSYYESNIARFRVDEQRRASHILISAPKDAPAAQRQAAKDKAAKLLEEVRKQPDSFAEVARKNSQDPGSAAKGGDLGFMGRGALVKPFEDAMYALKEGQISDVVETDFGYHIIKLTGTKPAETRPLEAVRTELEAELRKQFADKKFAEQADAFGNTVYEQADSLKPAADKFKLTIQTADNVTRQPNPALGAQSPLNNEKLLKALFSDDAVKNKRNTEAVQVAPNTLVAARIVAYRPATVRKFEEVEAQVREGYVAQQAAALARKDGEARLAALKQADSAEGFGAVQTVSRTKAEGMTPQAVEAVMRADAAKLPALVGVDLGAQGYAVYRITKVSQPPQADPARRQAEAQQLAQLAGQTDLQAFYESLKARSKVKLLTPAGATQEQGAE is encoded by the coding sequence AACCGGCGCCTGATGCTCTTGCTGCTGCTGGTGCTTGTTTTCCCGTCGTTCGTGTTCTTCGGCGTGGAAAGCTATTCGCGCTTCATGGACAGCTCGCACGATGCCGCCAAGGTCGACGGCCGTGCCATCAGCGTGCAGGAGGTCGACAACGTGGTGCGCGACCAGAGCGAGCGCGCGCGCCAGATCCTGGGCGCCAACTATGATCCGCGCCAGTTCGAGGGCCCGGAGGCGCGCAAGGCCGTGCTCGAGCAACTGATCCAGCAACGCGTGATGGCCAATGCGGTGACCAGCGAGCACCTGACGGTGTCGGACGCCAGGCTGCTCGAAGAGATCAGCAACCTGCCGGCGATCGCGCAGCTGCCGCGCGGCAAGGACGGCAAGATCGACGACAAGGCTTACCTGCAGCTGCTGCAGTCGCAGGGCATGACGCCCGAGCAGTTCGATGCGCGCATGCGCTTCGAGCTGGCCACGCAGCAGCTGGGCGGGTCGATTGCCGCGACCGCGTTCGTGCCGAAGTCGCTGATCGAGCGCCTGATGGCGGTGCGCGACCAGCAGCGCGAGGTGCAGGCGCTGATGTTCAAGCCGGCCGGCTACACGGCCAAGGTGCAGCCCGACGCCGCCGCGCTGAAAGCCTACTATGACAGCCACCAGCAGGACTTCTCGGTGCCCGAGCAGGCCAAGGTCGAATACCTGGTGCTGTCGGGCGAGGCCCTGGCCGCGTCGCAGGCGGTGACGCCGGAAGAGCTGAAGTCGTACTACGAAAGCAATATCGCGCGCTTCCGCGTCGACGAGCAGCGCCGCGCCAGCCACATCCTGATCAGCGCGCCGAAGGACGCGCCGGCGGCGCAGCGCCAGGCCGCCAAGGACAAGGCGGCCAAGCTGCTGGAAGAAGTGCGCAAGCAGCCGGACAGCTTCGCCGAGGTGGCGCGCAAGAACTCGCAAGACCCGGGTTCGGCCGCGAAGGGCGGCGACCTCGGCTTCATGGGCCGCGGCGCGCTGGTCAAGCCGTTCGAGGACGCCATGTACGCGCTCAAGGAAGGCCAGATCAGCGACGTGGTCGAGACCGACTTCGGCTACCACATCATCAAGCTGACCGGCACCAAGCCCGCCGAAACCAGGCCGCTCGAGGCCGTGCGCACGGAGCTGGAAGCCGAGCTGCGCAAGCAGTTCGCCGACAAGAAGTTTGCCGAGCAGGCGGATGCCTTCGGCAATACCGTCTACGAGCAGGCCGACAGCCTCAAGCCCGCCGCCGACAAGTTCAAGCTGACCATCCAGACCGCCGACAACGTCACGCGCCAGCCGAATCCGGCGCTGGGCGCGCAGAGCCCGCTGAACAACGAGAAGCTGCTCAAGGCGCTGTTCAGCGACGACGCGGTCAAGAACAAGCGCAACACCGAAGCCGTGCAGGTTGCGCCGAACACGCTGGTGGCCGCGCGCATCGTCGCGTACCGCCCGGCGACCGTGCGCAAGTTCGAGGAAGTCGAAGCGCAGGTGCGCGAAGGCTATGTCGCGCAGCAGGCCGCGGCGCTGGCGCGCAAGGATGGCGAGGCGCGACTGGCCGCGCTGAAGCAGGCAGACAGTGCCGAGGGCTTCGGCGCGGTGCAGACGGTGTCGCGCACCAAGGCCGAGGGCATGACGCCGCAGGCCGTGGAAGCCGTGATGCGCGCCGATGCCGCCAAGCTGCCGGCGCTGGTCGGTGTCGACCTGGGCGCGCAGGGCTATGCGGTCTATCGCATCACCAAGGTCAGCCAGCCGCCGCAGGCCGATCCAGCCCGCCGCCAGGCCGAGGCACAGCAGCTGGCGCAACTGGCCGGCCAGACCGACCTGCAGGCCTTCTATGAAAGCCTGAAGGCCCGCTCCAAGGTCAAGCTGCTGACGCCGGCCGGCGCGACGCAGGAGCAGGGCGCGGAGTGA
- a CDS encoding arylesterase: MDIGIRGKKRRLLLAAGMALAIAAAGPARAQAPAKTAARASAPALLVLGDSLSAEYGIARGAGWVTLLQDRLRQERFDYSVVNASISGETTIGGKTRLPDLLSRHRPAIVVIELGANDALRGLPLHTTEANLRNLVTTAQQAGASVLLIGMRIPPNYGQDYTEKFVSLYPRLAGEYKVRLVPFFLDQVIARQDWFQPDRIHPTAAAQPALLDTVWPQLKPLLRRSEGK; this comes from the coding sequence ATGGATATAGGGATCCGAGGGAAAAAGCGCAGGCTGCTGCTGGCAGCCGGCATGGCGCTGGCAATTGCGGCTGCCGGACCGGCGCGGGCCCAGGCTCCGGCCAAGACCGCGGCCCGGGCCAGCGCCCCCGCGCTGCTGGTACTGGGCGACAGCCTGTCGGCCGAATACGGCATCGCGCGCGGCGCGGGCTGGGTCACGCTGCTGCAGGACCGGCTGCGGCAGGAGCGCTTCGATTATAGCGTCGTCAATGCCAGCATCAGCGGCGAGACCACCATCGGCGGCAAGACCCGCCTGCCCGACCTGCTGTCGCGGCACCGTCCCGCCATCGTGGTGATCGAGCTCGGCGCCAACGACGCGCTGCGCGGCTTGCCACTGCACACCACCGAGGCCAACCTGCGCAACCTGGTCACCACCGCGCAACAGGCCGGCGCCAGCGTATTGCTGATCGGCATGCGCATCCCGCCCAACTATGGCCAGGACTACACCGAAAAGTTCGTTTCGCTCTATCCCAGGCTGGCGGGCGAATACAAGGTGCGGCTGGTGCCTTTCTTCCTTGACCAGGTGATCGCGCGGCAGGACTGGTTCCAGCCGGACCGCATTCATCCGACCGCGGCGGCGCAGCCGGCATTGCTCGACACGGTGTGGCCGCAGCTCAAGCCACTGCTGAGGAGAAGCGAGGGCAAGTGA
- a CDS encoding ABC transporter ATP-binding protein — protein MSSSILAVESLGKTVADTTGSLTILHDVTFSVTPGETLAIVGASGSGKSTLLGLLAGLDLPSTGTVRLQGQDLYALDEDQRAAVRGRHVGFVFQSFQLVGHLTALENVMLPLELRGETAQVRERAVDMLQRVGLGARLGHYPRTLSGGEQQRVALARAFVARPDILFADEPTGSLDTATGEAVIALMFELNRDAGSTLVLVTHDRSVASRCGRVLTIDAGRVASDEWIGLEV, from the coding sequence ATGTCTTCTTCCATTCTTGCAGTCGAATCCCTTGGAAAGACCGTAGCCGACACGACCGGTTCGCTGACGATTTTGCACGACGTGACGTTTTCCGTCACGCCGGGCGAAACGCTCGCCATCGTGGGCGCGTCCGGATCCGGCAAGTCGACGCTGCTGGGGCTGCTGGCGGGGCTGGACCTGCCCAGCACCGGCACGGTGCGGCTGCAGGGACAGGACCTGTATGCGCTGGACGAGGACCAGCGCGCCGCGGTGCGCGGCCGGCATGTCGGCTTCGTGTTCCAGTCTTTCCAGCTGGTGGGCCACCTGACCGCGCTGGAGAATGTGATGCTGCCGCTGGAACTGCGCGGCGAAACCGCGCAGGTGCGCGAGCGCGCCGTCGACATGCTGCAGCGCGTGGGGCTGGGCGCGCGCCTGGGCCACTACCCGCGCACGCTGTCGGGCGGCGAGCAGCAGCGCGTGGCGCTGGCGCGCGCCTTCGTGGCCCGGCCCGACATCCTGTTCGCCGATGAACCGACCGGCAGCCTCGATACCGCCACCGGCGAAGCGGTGATCGCGCTGATGTTCGAGCTGAACCGCGATGCCGGCTCGACGCTGGTGCTGGTCACGCACGACCGCTCGGTGGCGTCGCGCTGCGGGCGCGTGCTGACCATCGACGCCGGCCGCGTGGCCAGCGACGAATGGATCGGCCTTGAGGTCTAG
- the pgi gene encoding glucose-6-phosphate isomerase translates to MPTDLHAWNALLRHHDTLRDARMRDWFDREGAQRVAQCSLEAAGLYLDYSKNRITQQTMSLLMQLAAEAGVTRRRDAMFAGEHINTTEDRAALHVALRAPAGAGYKVDGEAVVPAIQQVLARMRDFSARVRSGAWKGATGERITDVINIGIGGSDLGPRMVCRALSHLADADGNTAPRMHFVSNVDGTDLAETLVRLDPQRTLVIVCSKTFTTLETMANAHSARAWFVAGGVAEQDLAKHFVAVSTNTEAVREFGIDPANMFEFWDWIGGRFSLWSSVGLSITLAVGFDAFVDLLAGGRAMDEHFRSAPLERNMPVILGMLGIWYRNFWNLPTSCMAPYSTSLELFPAFLQQLEMESNGKSVQLDGQPIRTHTSPVVWGTAGTNGQHAYFQQIHQGSQVVPVDFVAPLVPPRRLPGHHAKLLANCFAQAEALMRGRSADELRAAGLKDEVRIAHMVFDGNRPSNTLLMEDLTPNVLGALIALYEHRTFVQGVVWRINSFDQWGVELGKILARPIEAELAGTATGQHDASTAALIARARAVLQAGAAS, encoded by the coding sequence ATGCCCACTGACCTTCACGCCTGGAACGCCCTGCTGCGGCACCATGACACCCTTCGCGACGCCCGGATGCGCGACTGGTTCGATCGCGAAGGCGCACAGCGCGTCGCGCAATGCTCGCTCGAGGCCGCCGGCCTCTATCTCGACTACTCGAAGAACCGCATCACCCAGCAGACCATGAGCCTGCTGATGCAACTCGCGGCCGAGGCCGGCGTCACCCGCCGTCGCGACGCGATGTTCGCGGGCGAGCATATCAACACCACCGAAGACCGCGCCGCCCTGCACGTGGCCCTGCGCGCCCCCGCCGGCGCCGGCTACAAGGTCGACGGCGAAGCCGTGGTGCCGGCCATCCAGCAGGTCCTGGCGCGCATGCGCGACTTCTCCGCGCGCGTGCGCAGCGGCGCCTGGAAGGGTGCGACCGGCGAGCGCATCACCGATGTCATCAACATCGGCATCGGCGGTTCCGACCTGGGGCCGCGCATGGTGTGCCGGGCGCTGTCGCATCTCGCCGATGCGGATGGCAACACCGCGCCGCGCATGCACTTCGTCTCCAATGTCGACGGCACCGACCTCGCCGAGACCCTGGTGCGGCTCGATCCCCAGCGCACCCTGGTGATCGTCTGCTCCAAGACCTTCACCACGCTCGAGACCATGGCAAACGCGCACAGCGCGCGCGCGTGGTTTGTCGCCGGCGGCGTGGCCGAGCAGGACCTGGCCAAGCACTTCGTCGCGGTCTCGACCAATACCGAGGCGGTGCGCGAGTTCGGCATCGACCCGGCCAATATGTTCGAGTTCTGGGACTGGATCGGCGGGCGCTTTTCGCTGTGGTCGTCGGTGGGCCTGTCGATCACGCTGGCGGTGGGCTTCGATGCCTTTGTCGACCTCCTCGCCGGCGGGCGCGCGATGGACGAGCATTTCCGCAGCGCGCCGCTGGAGCGCAACATGCCGGTGATCCTCGGCATGCTGGGCATCTGGTACCGCAATTTCTGGAACCTGCCGACCAGCTGCATGGCGCCCTATTCCACCTCGCTGGAGCTGTTTCCCGCCTTCCTGCAGCAGCTGGAGATGGAGAGCAACGGCAAGTCCGTGCAGCTCGACGGCCAGCCCATCCGCACGCATACCTCGCCGGTGGTGTGGGGCACGGCCGGCACCAACGGCCAGCACGCGTACTTCCAGCAGATCCACCAGGGTTCGCAGGTGGTGCCGGTGGATTTCGTCGCGCCGCTGGTGCCGCCGCGCCGGCTGCCGGGCCATCACGCCAAGCTGCTGGCCAATTGCTTCGCCCAGGCCGAGGCGCTGATGCGCGGGCGCAGCGCCGACGAGCTGCGCGCCGCCGGGCTGAAGGACGAGGTGCGCATCGCGCATATGGTGTTCGACGGCAACCGCCCCAGCAACACGCTGCTGATGGAGGACCTGACGCCCAATGTGCTGGGGGCGCTGATTGCGCTGTACGAGCACCGCACCTTCGTGCAGGGCGTGGTGTGGCGCATCAACTCGTTCGACCAGTGGGGCGTCGAACTGGGCAAGATCCTGGCCCGGCCGATCGAGGCCGAACTGGCCGGCACCGCCACCGGCCAGCACGATGCCTCCACCGCCGCGCTGATCGCGCGTGCCCGCGCGGTGCTGCAGGCGGGCGCGGCCAGCTAG
- a CDS encoding NAD(P)H-hydrate dehydratase encodes MTRPAATAITPTGHEHDWLALDAAAPAPVPLYGVATIRRLEHAALAQLPAFTLMSRAGTAAARWLACHAPDGPLLFLAGPGNNGGDALVAATQLHRAGRAVQVWLAADPQRLPADAATAWQQAQAAGVPSSVMAEVETAQDPHWPAGTAAIVDGLLGIGLNRPADGRMAWWIDQLNRAALPVFALDIPSGLSADTGAGAPAVRAWRTLTFIAAKPGLLTLDGRDCAGAVEIAPIGLDYPPREAPQGLVNGPALFGAALPRRRHASNKGTHGSLAVIGGNLGMTGAPLLGARAAQWLGAGKVHIGFLAQPAPLLDPLHPELMLHALDALALASMSALVIGPGMGTDANARQQFARLLQAATQPLVLDADALNLLASDPALAGELATRGAATVMTPHPLEAARLMGVPVAEIQRDRPAAAAALAAQWQAVVVLKGSGSVIAAPDGSPWTLNPTGNAALASAGTGDVLAGMLGALLAQGMAPLAAAQAAVWIHGRAADVLVEQGTGPAGVMAGELYAPARGVFNQLLNAAQA; translated from the coding sequence ATGACCCGCCCTGCCGCCACCGCCATCACGCCCACCGGCCACGAACACGACTGGCTTGCCCTCGATGCGGCCGCGCCGGCCCCGGTGCCGCTCTACGGCGTGGCCACGATCCGCCGCCTCGAGCACGCCGCGCTGGCGCAGCTGCCAGCCTTCACGCTGATGTCGCGCGCCGGCACGGCAGCGGCGCGCTGGCTCGCTTGCCATGCGCCCGACGGGCCGCTGCTGTTCCTGGCGGGGCCGGGCAATAACGGCGGCGACGCGCTGGTCGCCGCCACGCAGCTGCATCGCGCCGGGCGCGCGGTGCAAGTCTGGCTCGCCGCCGATCCGCAACGCCTGCCGGCCGATGCCGCCACCGCGTGGCAGCAGGCGCAGGCCGCGGGCGTGCCGTCGAGCGTGATGGCCGAGGTGGAGACCGCGCAGGACCCGCACTGGCCCGCCGGCACCGCCGCGATCGTCGATGGCCTGCTCGGCATCGGCCTGAACCGCCCCGCCGATGGCCGCATGGCGTGGTGGATCGACCAGCTCAACCGCGCCGCGCTGCCGGTGTTTGCGCTGGACATTCCCAGCGGCCTGTCCGCCGACACCGGCGCTGGCGCGCCGGCCGTGCGCGCCTGGCGCACGCTGACCTTCATTGCCGCCAAGCCCGGCCTGCTGACGCTGGACGGGCGCGACTGCGCCGGCGCGGTCGAGATCGCGCCGATCGGCCTGGACTATCCCCCGCGCGAAGCACCGCAGGGCCTGGTGAACGGCCCCGCGCTGTTCGGTGCCGCGCTGCCGCGCCGCCGCCACGCCAGCAACAAGGGCACGCATGGCTCGCTGGCGGTGATCGGCGGCAACCTCGGCATGACCGGCGCGCCGCTGCTCGGCGCACGGGCGGCGCAATGGCTCGGCGCGGGCAAGGTGCATATCGGCTTCCTGGCGCAGCCGGCGCCGCTGCTCGATCCGCTGCATCCGGAGCTGATGCTGCATGCGCTCGACGCGCTGGCACTGGCGTCGATGTCGGCGCTGGTGATCGGGCCGGGCATGGGCACCGATGCCAACGCCCGCCAGCAGTTCGCGCGGCTGCTGCAGGCCGCGACGCAGCCGCTGGTGCTGGATGCCGATGCGCTGAACCTGCTGGCGTCCGATCCGGCCCTGGCGGGTGAGCTGGCCACGCGCGGCGCCGCCACCGTGATGACGCCGCACCCGCTCGAAGCCGCGCGGCTGATGGGCGTGCCGGTGGCCGAGATCCAGCGCGACCGCCCCGCCGCCGCCGCGGCGCTGGCCGCTCAATGGCAGGCCGTGGTGGTGCTGAAGGGATCGGGCAGCGTGATCGCCGCGCCCGACGGCAGCCCGTGGACGCTGAACCCGACCGGCAACGCGGCGCTGGCCAGCGCTGGCACCGGCGACGTGCTGGCCGGCATGCTGGGCGCGCTGCTGGCGCAAGGCATGGCGCCGCTGGCCGCGGCGCAGGCGGCAGTGTGGATCCATGGCCGTGCCGCCGATGTGCTGGTCGAACAAGGCACGGGTCCGGCAGGCGTCATGGCAGGTGAACTGTATGCGCCGGCCCGCGGCGTATTCAACCAGTTGCTGAACGCAGCGCAAGCGTAA
- a CDS encoding D-amino acid dehydrogenase, translating to MHVIVIGAGAIGVSSAWYLRQAGFDVTVLERRGAPAQEASFGNAGVIAPGYVTPWAAPGMPAKILRTLFAREAPVLFRPAADPAMWRWIARWLRECRLERYRANKLRMQRLAFYSRACLHRLRSELEIDYEQSQGYLQLFRTARELDLAGPAIALLRENNVPHRLVSAAECRQIEPGLAAGTPLAGGLHLPEDESGNCPMFVRALHRHAQAAGVSFRFDTAVTRIRPGPAGKLEIELNEPGGQGSAAVLGAERVLVAAGADSAALLRPLGLRVPLYPVKGYSVTVMIRDELQAPLGALMDESYKVAMTRMGNRLRVAGTAELGSRRLDLRPAALNTLVKVARDWFPVAGNYQEATQWAGARPMLPDGPPLIGPTAVPGLFLNLGHGSTGWAMSCGSGKIAADQIAASAGAAAGRDGPDIDMEGLLPDRYGLGPAN from the coding sequence ATGCATGTGATCGTCATCGGCGCCGGCGCGATCGGCGTCAGTTCGGCGTGGTACCTGCGCCAGGCCGGTTTCGACGTGACCGTGCTCGAGCGCCGCGGCGCGCCGGCGCAGGAAGCCAGCTTCGGCAATGCCGGCGTGATCGCGCCCGGCTACGTCACGCCCTGGGCCGCGCCCGGCATGCCGGCCAAGATCCTGCGCACGCTGTTCGCGCGCGAGGCGCCGGTGCTGTTCCGCCCCGCCGCGGACCCGGCGATGTGGCGCTGGATCGCGCGCTGGCTGCGCGAATGCCGGCTCGAGCGCTACCGCGCCAACAAGCTGCGCATGCAGCGGCTGGCGTTCTACAGCCGCGCCTGCCTGCACCGGCTGCGCAGCGAGCTGGAGATCGACTACGAGCAGTCGCAGGGCTACCTGCAGCTGTTCCGCACCGCGCGCGAGCTGGACCTGGCCGGGCCCGCCATCGCCCTGCTGCGCGAGAACAACGTGCCGCACCGGCTGGTCAGCGCCGCCGAATGCCGCCAGATCGAGCCGGGCCTGGCCGCCGGCACGCCGCTGGCCGGCGGGCTGCACCTGCCGGAAGATGAATCCGGCAACTGCCCGATGTTCGTGCGCGCGCTGCACCGGCATGCGCAAGCCGCGGGCGTGTCGTTCCGCTTCGACACCGCGGTGACACGCATCCGTCCCGGCCCGGCCGGCAAGCTGGAGATCGAGCTGAACGAACCCGGCGGCCAGGGCTCTGCCGCGGTGCTCGGCGCCGAGCGCGTGCTGGTCGCCGCCGGCGCCGACAGCGCCGCGCTGCTGCGCCCGCTGGGCCTGCGCGTGCCGCTGTATCCGGTCAAGGGCTATTCGGTGACGGTGATGATCCGCGACGAACTGCAGGCCCCGCTGGGCGCGCTGATGGACGAGTCGTACAAGGTCGCGATGACGCGCATGGGCAACCGGCTGCGCGTGGCCGGCACGGCGGAGCTGGGCTCGCGCCGGCTCGACCTGCGCCCCGCCGCGCTGAACACGCTGGTCAAGGTCGCACGCGACTGGTTCCCGGTGGCCGGCAACTACCAGGAGGCGACGCAATGGGCCGGCGCCCGGCCGATGCTGCCCGACGGGCCGCCGCTGATCGGCCCCACCGCGGTGCCGGGGCTGTTCCTGAACCTCGGCCATGGTTCGACGGGCTGGGCGATGAGCTGCGGATCAGGCAAGATTGCGGCTGACCAGATCGCCGCCAGCGCTGGCGCTGCCGCCGGCCGCGACGGTCCGGACATCGACATGGAAGGCCTGCTGCCCGACCGCTACGGGCTGGGGCCGGCCAACTGA
- a CDS encoding TRAP transporter large permease: protein MSTVVVALILLLVLIVFLALGAWIPVAIAVTSWIGLVVFSDREALVSLANAWWSSSASYTLASLPLFVWMGEILFRTRLSEQMFSGLSPWLSWLPGRLMHVNILGCGIFGSVSGSSAATCATIAKSALPELTRRGYDERITLGSLSCAGTLGILIPPSITMVVYAVSADVSIIRVFLAGFVPGLLLMLLFSGYIVVWALANPDKTPASEHFNWRARLASIRQLLPCIVLIAFITAIMVTGYSTATEAAAYGVVASLALAWAGGSLTRAAFWDSLMSATRLTAMIMFVLGATSFLSVTMSFTGIPRALAEWVAALQLSPWALIAVLTVIYIVLGTALDGISMIALTTATVLPMVQAAGFDLVWFGIFIVLLVEIAEVTPPVGFNLFVLQSMTGKDSNYIARVSLPFFMMMVMAIAIVTIWPGVVTWLPDAVMQQEVK, encoded by the coding sequence ATGAGCACGGTCGTGGTTGCGCTGATCCTGCTGCTGGTGCTGATCGTCTTCCTCGCGCTGGGCGCGTGGATTCCCGTGGCCATCGCGGTCACGTCGTGGATCGGGCTGGTGGTGTTCTCCGACCGCGAGGCGCTGGTCAGCCTGGCCAATGCGTGGTGGTCGTCGAGCGCCTCGTACACGCTGGCATCGCTGCCGCTGTTCGTGTGGATGGGCGAGATCCTGTTCCGCACGCGGCTGTCGGAGCAGATGTTCAGCGGGCTGTCGCCATGGCTGAGCTGGCTGCCCGGGCGGCTCATGCACGTCAACATCCTGGGCTGCGGCATCTTCGGCTCGGTGTCGGGCTCGTCGGCGGCCACCTGCGCCACCATCGCCAAGTCGGCGCTGCCCGAACTGACCCGGCGCGGCTACGACGAGCGCATCACGCTGGGCTCGCTGTCATGCGCCGGCACGCTTGGCATCCTGATCCCGCCGTCGATCACGATGGTGGTGTACGCGGTCTCGGCGGATGTGTCGATCATTCGCGTGTTCCTGGCCGGCTTCGTCCCGGGGCTGCTGCTGATGCTGCTGTTTTCCGGCTACATCGTGGTCTGGGCGCTGGCCAACCCGGACAAGACCCCGGCGTCGGAGCACTTCAACTGGCGCGCGCGGCTGGCGTCGATCCGGCAGCTGCTGCCGTGCATCGTGCTGATCGCCTTCATCACCGCGATCATGGTGACCGGCTACTCCACCGCCACCGAAGCCGCGGCCTATGGCGTGGTCGCGTCGCTGGCGCTGGCGTGGGCGGGCGGGTCGCTCACGCGCGCCGCATTCTGGGACAGCCTGATGTCGGCCACGCGCCTGACCGCGATGATCATGTTCGTGCTGGGCGCGACCTCGTTCCTCTCGGTGACCATGAGCTTTACCGGCATCCCGCGCGCGCTGGCCGAGTGGGTGGCCGCGCTGCAGCTGTCGCCGTGGGCGCTGATCGCGGTGCTCACGGTGATCTATATCGTGCTCGGCACGGCGCTGGACGGCATCTCGATGATCGCCCTCACCACCGCCACGGTGCTGCCGATGGTGCAGGCGGCCGGCTTCGACCTGGTCTGGTTCGGCATCTTCATCGTGCTGCTGGTGGAGATTGCCGAAGTGACGCCGCCGGTCGGCTTCAACCTGTTCGTTTTGCAGAGCATGACAGGCAAGGACAGCAATTACATCGCGCGGGTCTCGCTGCCGTTCTTCATGATGATGGTGATGGCGATCGCCATCGTCACGATCTGGCCCGGCGTGGTGACCTGGCTGCCCGACGCAGTGATGCAGCAGGAGGTCAAATAG
- a CDS encoding TRAP transporter small permease subunit, which produces MPTAPSSKRWLDRLLDLFAALGALCILAVCVIMILMSLSRETSVIFKGGDDIVAWLCAASAFLVLGQTFQHGGIVRVEMLLSAVGPRRRWLLELVSLTICLVFAAYAAWALGTFAFQSWEIGDVSQGQIVIPLWIPQSFAVLGCGGFLLAVADEWLRVVRRQKPRYQLAQEAKLAAGDFGETV; this is translated from the coding sequence ATGCCCACTGCCCCCTCCTCCAAGCGCTGGCTCGACCGCCTGCTGGACCTGTTCGCAGCGCTCGGCGCGCTGTGCATCCTCGCCGTCTGCGTGATCATGATCCTGATGTCGCTGTCGCGCGAAACCTCGGTGATCTTCAAGGGCGGCGACGACATCGTGGCCTGGCTGTGCGCCGCCTCCGCCTTCCTGGTGCTCGGCCAGACCTTCCAGCATGGCGGCATCGTGCGCGTGGAGATGCTGCTGTCGGCGGTCGGCCCGCGCCGGCGCTGGCTGCTCGAACTGGTCTCGCTCACCATCTGCCTGGTGTTCGCCGCCTATGCGGCCTGGGCGCTGGGCACCTTCGCGTTTCAGAGCTGGGAGATCGGCGATGTCTCGCAGGGCCAGATCGTGATCCCGTTGTGGATACCGCAGAGCTTCGCGGTGCTGGGCTGCGGGGGGTTCCTGCTGGCGGTCGCGGACGAATGGCTGCGCGTGGTGCGGCGGCAGAAGCCGCGCTACCAGCTGGCCCAGGAAGCCAAGCTGGCCGCCGGCGATTTCGGGGAGACGGTCTGA
- a CDS encoding TRAP transporter substrate-binding protein — translation MRVKAMIAATLMLAAVAAQADTKWDLPTGYPVANLHTENLQQMASDVDKATGGKLKIVLHPNGSLLKANEIKRGVQTGQVQMGEILMSLLANENPVFGVDAVPFLATSYADAYKLWQASRPVTEKVLDKQGLKLLYAVAWPPQGIYANKPINSAADMKGLKWRAYNPATSRIAELVGAQPVTIQAADLAQALATGTVNSFMSSGATGVDTKVWESVKYFYAVDAWLPKNMLVVSKKAFAALDKPTQDALLKAVADAEKRGWQVSEQKTKEYLATLARNGMTVQQPSPQLKADMQKLGQTMVDDWAKSAGPDGKAILDAYRK, via the coding sequence ATGCGAGTCAAGGCAATGATCGCGGCCACGCTGATGCTGGCCGCCGTGGCGGCACAGGCGGACACCAAGTGGGACCTGCCCACCGGCTACCCCGTCGCCAACCTGCACACCGAGAACCTGCAGCAGATGGCCAGCGACGTCGACAAGGCCACCGGCGGCAAGCTCAAGATCGTGCTGCATCCGAACGGGTCGCTGCTCAAGGCCAACGAGATCAAGCGCGGCGTGCAGACCGGCCAGGTCCAGATGGGCGAGATCCTGATGTCGCTGCTGGCCAACGAGAACCCGGTGTTCGGCGTCGATGCGGTGCCGTTCCTGGCCACCAGCTATGCCGATGCCTACAAGCTGTGGCAGGCCTCGCGCCCGGTCACGGAGAAGGTGCTGGACAAGCAGGGGCTCAAGCTGCTGTACGCGGTGGCCTGGCCGCCGCAGGGCATCTACGCCAACAAGCCGATCAATTCGGCCGCCGACATGAAGGGCCTGAAGTGGCGCGCCTACAATCCCGCCACCTCGCGCATCGCCGAACTGGTCGGCGCGCAGCCGGTCACGATCCAGGCCGCCGACCTGGCGCAGGCGCTCGCCACCGGCACCGTCAACTCCTTCATGTCGTCGGGCGCGACCGGCGTCGACACCAAGGTGTGGGAGAGCGTGAAGTACTTCTATGCGGTCGATGCCTGGCTGCCCAAGAACATGCTGGTGGTCAGCAAGAAGGCCTTCGCGGCGCTCGACAAACCCACCCAGGACGCGCTGCTCAAGGCCGTCGCCGACGCCGAGAAGCGCGGCTGGCAGGTATCGGAGCAGAAGACCAAGGAATACCTGGCCACGCTCGCCAGGAACGGCATGACGGTGCAGCAGCCGTCGCCGCAGCTCAAGGCCGACATGCAGAAGCTGGGCCAGACCATGGTCGACGACTGGGCCAAGAGCGCGGGCCCTGACGGCAAGGCCATCCTCGACGCCTACCGCAAGTAG